The genomic window GCCGGCCAGTCCCTCTCTCCCAGAAAGGCCCGATGATGACTGCCACGACCGCGGCGTCCACCGAGGACCCGCGCCGAGTGGGGCCGAAGCGTCACCGGCTCGGTGGCCTGCGTCATGGTGCGGCAGGTCCGCTGTTCGTCGCACCCTTCATGGTGCTGTTCCTGCTGATGTTCCTCACTCCGCTCGGCTACGCCGCCTACCTCAGCCTGTTCCAGGAGAGGCTCATCGGCGGGACCGCGTTCGTCGGGCTGGACAACTACGTGACGGCGCTGAAGGACCCGCTTCTCAGGGAAGGGGTCCTGCGGGTCGCGACGTTCTTCGTGATCCAGGTACCGCTGATGCTGCTGCTGGCACTGGTCTTCGCGCTAGCGCTCGACAGCGGTCTGCTGCGGCTCGCACGGGTGATCCGCCTGGGCATCTTCGTCCCCTACGCCGTCCCTAGCGTCGTCGCGACCCTCATGTGGGGCTACCTCTACGGGCCGGACTTCGGGCCGTTCGCCCAGCTGAGTGACAAGCTCGGCCTGCCCCTCCCCCACTTCCTCAGCGACGGCTGGATGTTGAGCAGCCTGGCGAACATCGTGACCTGGGAATTCGTCGGCTACAACATGATCATCCTGTACGCGGCCCTGCGCACCATCCCCCAGGAGCTGTACGAGGCCGCCGCGATGGACGGCGCCGGCGCCTGGCGGACCGCGTGGTCCGTCAAACTCCCCGCCCTGCGGCCGGCGCTCCTGCTCACCCTGCTGTTCTCCGTGATCGGCAGCTTCCAGCTGTTCAACGAGCCGAAGCTGCTCCAAGCGGTCGCACCCGACGTCATCGACAGTTCCTACACGGCGAATCTCTACGCGTACTCCCTCGCCTTCACCGGCCAGCAGGTCAACTACGCGGCCGCGGTGTCCTTCCTCCTCGGCCTGGTCATCGTGATCTTCTCCTACGCCGTCCTGTTCACCGCGAACCGCAGGAGGACCTCATGACGACCACGACTCCCCCGGCCACGTCCCGGCGGACGGTGGGCGCCACCGCGACCGGCGCACCGCGCACCGCACACCGGCGCCGCCGGCGGCCGGCCGGGCGCCGCAGCACGCCGCTGACCATCGTCATGGTGGCCGTCCTGGCCTACTTCCTGCTGCCGCTGTTCTGGCTCGCCGTCGCATCGACCAAGAGCACCCAGGACCTGTTCACCAGCTTCGGTCTGTGGTTCTCCCGCTCACCGCAGCTGCTCGAGAACATCCGGGAAACCCTGACACACGACGACGGGGTCTTCCTGCACTGGCTGCTCAACACGGTCCTGTACTCCGTCGGCAGTGCGCTCGGGGCCGCGCTCCTCGCCGCCGCCGCCGGCTACGGGTTCGCCAAGTACCGGTTCCGGGGCAACAACGCCGCCTTCGCCGTGGTGCTCGGCGCCATCATGGTCCCGACCACCGCCCTGGCCATCCCGACCTATCTGCTCTTCGCGAAGGTGGACCTGGTCAACACCCCCTGGGCCATCGTCCTGCCCTCGCTCGTCAGCCCGTTCGGCCTCTACCTCATGCGCATCTACGCCCAGGACGCCGTACCGGACAGCATCCTGGAGGCCGCGCGCATCGACGGAGCGGGTGAGCTGCGGATCTTCGTCACGATCGCTCTGCGGCTGCTGGCCCCCGGCCTGGTGACCGTCGTGCTCTTCACGCTCGTCGCGACCTGGAACAACTACTTCCTCCCGCTGATCATGCTCAATGACCCGCGCCTGTACCCCGTCACGGTCGGGCTCTCCTCCTGGGCGTCCCAGGCCGTCGGCGGCGGGGCCGGCGCGAACAGCAACATGCTCGCCCTCGTCGTGACCGGCTCTCTCATCTCCATCATCCCGCTCGTCATCGCCTTCCTGCTCCTGCAGCGGTACTGGCAGAGCGGTCTGGCCACCGGTGGCGTCAAGCAGTGATGCCCTGCTCCACCACCACCTGCCCACAGGCCACCCCCATCGACTCCTCGGAGGTTCCCTCATGGCGGTTCTCCCCGCCCGCGTCCTCTTCGGCGCCGCGTACTACCACGAGTACACGCCCGCCTACGATCCCGAGCTGCGGCCCGACGAACAGCTGAAGACCGACCTCGACCTGATGGTCGAAGCGAACTTCAACGTGATCCGGGTCGGCGAGTCGGTCTGGTCGACCTGGGAGCCGGAGAACGGAAAGTTCGACCTCGACTGGCTCCAGCCCGTCCTGGACGGCGCCCACGAACGCGGCATCTCCGTCATCATCGGCACTCCTACATATGCCGTGCCTCAGTGGCTGGCCCGTCAGTACCCGGAGATCACGGGCGAGCGGCGCACCGGCGAGCGCATCAGCTGGGGCGCCCGCCAGGAGGTCGACTTCACCCACCCCGCCTTCCGCTTCCACGCCGAGCGCATCATCCGCAAGATGGCCGCCCGCTACGCCGACCACCCGGCGGTCATCGGCTGGCAGGTGGACAACGAGCCGGGGCTGCACCTCTTCCACAACCGCGGTGTCTTCCAGCGCTTCGTCGACCACCTGCGCGACAAGTACGGCGACGTCGAGACCCTCAACCGCGAATGGGGCCTGGTCTACTGGTCGCACCGCCTCTCCACCTGGGCCGACCTGTGGACGCCGGACGGGAACGAGCAGCCCCAGTACGACGTCGCCTGGCGGGAGTTCCAGTCCCGCCAGGTCACCGAGTTCATCGGCTGGCAGGCCGACCTCGTCCGCGAGTACGCCCACTCCGAACAGTTCGTCACCACCTGCATCTCCTACACCCGCCAGGGGGTGGAGGACGACGAGATGTCCGACCGCCTCGACATCGCCTCCGGCAACCCCTACTACGACATGCAGGACGGCCTGCTGCTGCCCGACCCGACCCCCGACGAGCACGAGCAGAAGTGGAAGACCACCGGGGTGTGGTCGATGTACCAGACCGCCGACTGGATGTTCTCCTCCCGCCAGGAGCCGTTCCTTGCCACCGAGACCAACGCGAGCTCCATCGGCTTCCCCTGGGACAACCGCCCCGGATACGACGGCCAGTGGCGGCAGACCGCGTGGGCGCACGTCGCACGCGGCGCCCGGATGATCGAGTACTGGCAGTGGCAGACGCTGCGCTTCGGCGCGGAGACCTACTGGGGCGGCGTCCTCCCGCACAGCGGCCAACCCGGCCGCACCTACGCCGAAGTGGCGCGTCTGGGAGCCGAGTTCGACAAGGCGGGCCCGCTCGTCGCCGGCATCGAGCCGGACGCCGACATCACGATGGTCTACTCCATGCCCAGCAAGTGGCTCATGCAGAAGTACCCACCGCTCGCGACGCCCGATGGCGAACCGGACCCCGCCGCCTACCACCGCATCTTCGACCCCTTCTACCGCGGCGCCTTCGACGCCGGCCGCCAGGTGCGCATCGTCCATGCCCGGCAGTTGCACGACCCGAGCGGTAAGCGGGAGGGCATGACACCCGAGGAGGCCGTGCGACGCCATCCGGTCCTCGTCGCCCCGGCCCTGTACATCGTCGACGACGCCACGGTCGACTGGCTCGCGGCCTACGCGGAAGCGGGCGGCCACCTCGTGCTCGGCCCGCGCACCGCGTACGCCGACCATGAGGCCCGCGCCCGACACGAACCGGCCCCCGGGCGTCTCGCCGAGGCCGCGGGTGTCCACTACGACGAGTTCAGCAACCTCCATCACGACGTCCCGGTCCGTGCCGTGCCCGGCGGCCCGCTGGAGGTGCCCACGGACGCGACCGCGACGCACTGGGCCGAGGGTTTCACGGTCGTTGACGCCGACGTGCTGGCGTCGTACGTTCACCCGCACTTCGGGCGCTGGCCGGCCGTCACCACCCGCCGCCACGGCGCCGGTCGCGTCACATGCGTCGGCACCGTGCCCGGCCGCGACCTCGCCCGGACACTGGCCACCTGGATGGCTCCGGCCACGCGCAGCGGATGGCAGGGGCTCCCCGCATCCGTCACCGCGACGACCGGCACTTCCCCCGACGGACGCCGTGTCCACATCGTGCACAACTGGAGCTGGGAACCCGCACGCGCCCAGACCCCGGTGGACCTGTCCGACGCTCTGACCGACGCTCCGGTACCGGCCGGCACCAGCCTGGACCTGGGCCCATGGGACGTACGCGTACTCGTCTCCGCCGACACCGGCACGGCCCCGGCACCGGCCCCCGAAGCGGGCACGCCCTCCTGACAGGGCCGGAACAGTGCTTCGCATCGGCTGAGCATCCGGCCCCCGCCATCCGCACTCCGATCCCCGCCCGTCCGGCTACGTGAGCAGCTTGCCGCGCGGACCCACACAGCAGGCCACCACGCCGGTGGCCGAAGAACCCGGGCATCACCGTGGTCATCCCCAGAAGGAGGAGACATGCAGAGAAGAAGGCTAGGAAAGGCGCTGGGAACCTTCGCCGCAGCGTCCGCGTTGCTGGCCATACCCGCGTCCGGTGCGCAGGCGTACAACCCGACGGGCGGGACTCTGTACCAGCTCGGCAGCGAACCGTGTCTGAAGGGGCGGGGCAACTGCGCGATCTACCCGAAGTCGGCGCAGTTGCCGAGCGGACGTCTGGTCGCGGCCTTCGAGAAGTCGACGGTCGTGACGGAGACGGGCAGCGCCGACAAGCAGACGCTCCCGGTCTACAAGAGCGACGACCACGGAACGACGTGGCAGCCGCTGTCAGAGGTCAAGGCGCCCGCGTACATCTCCAGCGACTCCAAGTACGCGAAGTACACGAGCAACTGGACCAACCCGTATCTCTACACGCTTCCGCAGGACGTCGGGGACCTGAAGCAGGGCACGCTGCTCCTCGCGACCGTGGTGTCGGGCGACGACTACTACTACAAGGAGCACAAGGCGGCCGACCCGAACTGGACCCCGTCCAACGACGGCGACCGCAAGGACCTTGCGATCGCCCTGTACTCCAGCACCGACGAAGGTGCGACGTGGAAGATCCAGAACGTCGTCGCGACAGGCGGCTGGCAGGGCGGCAGCGCGGGCGCGACCGGGCAGAACATCGCCGACGCCAACACGAACAAGCAGGTCGATCCCCTCTGGGAGCCGTACCTGATGGTCCACAAGGGCAAGCTCGTCTGCTACTACTCCGACGAGAACGACTACCTCGGCTTCAACGCGACCACCGGCGTCCCGACACTGGACCCGGCGAACGACACCGCCAAGGATTCCCTCGGGCAGATCCTCGTCCACAAGACCTGGGACGGCCGCAGCGCGAACTGGAGCGATCCCGTCGTGGACCTCGCGGGCCTGACCCAGGACATGGGCGGCGGCAAGAAGGAGATCGGCGGCGGTCGGCCCGGCATGACGAACGTGGTCCGGACGACGGACGGCAAGTGGATGCTCCCCTTCGAGTACTGGGGCGGTGGGGCAAACACCAGGTACGTGATCGCCGACAGCCCACTGGAGTTCTACAAGGGCTCCGCCACCGGCACGGACGTAGCGTCGTTGCCGGTCGACTCCGGTTCCCGTCCGCTCGCCAGAAACGGCAGTCCGGTGATCATCAGGCTTCCGGGAGGGCGCCTGGTCTACAACGCCGCCGGCAGCGGCAACGTCTGGGTCAACGAGAGCGGCCGCAGCGACGGTACGTGGAAGGAGTACCAGACGACATCTCAGGGCGGCTACAGCCGCAACCTGCAGTACGTCGAGGGCACCGGCCGCCTCGTGATTCTCAACAACCAAGGCACCTCGACGCTCAAGTTCGCCGAGGTCGATCTCGGCCACTCGGACGGCGCCTACTACCAGTTGGTGAACCGGAAGACCGACCAGGTGATCGGCACAGGGAACAACACCAACGACGCGAACCTCGGCAACGGCGATGTTCCCGACGTCGTTCTGGAGGCGCCGGGATCGGCGTCGAACCCGGACACCCAGTTCTGGCACGTCGTCACCGAGCCCAACGGCGGCAAAACGCTGCTGAACAAGGCGGGCGGACGCGCGGCGGCCATCTGGACGGGCAGCGCGACGGCCGGCCAGAAGATCGGGCAGTGGGTCGACAACAGCGCCACCGGCAGCTGGAACCTCATCAAGACCGACGACGGGTTCTACAGACTCCAGTCCGTCAAGAACACAAGTCTGTACTTGACCGGAGCGTCCGCCGGAGCGCAGCTGACTTTGCAGAACGCGGTCACGGACGGCTCGCAGGACTGGGAGCTCGTCGAGTAGGCGGCCCCTTCACCACAAAGGCCTGACAGGACCAGCAGCGGGGCCCGGCGATCAAGCCGGGCCCCCGACCGGCCCCCTGTCACACTCCCGGACGGCACCCGCCTGACGCCCGACTGGGCAAAAACCCTCGTCGCATCAGTGTGACCGGGCTCGCTAGTTGGCACCAGGCCACGTTCACGACCTGCACTGATGCCAAGTTTCTTCAGCGGCCGGAGCCGCAGAATCAGCGAAATAGTTGGCGCTTTGGTACAGCGCAGGTCATGAGGCGTGTGTCGCCATGACGGGGCCAGAAATCTTCGGCGGAGACAGCCTTGAAGGGAACAACACCTCCCGCTCCCGCTGGAGCGACAGCCGCTCTGTGTGGGCCGCTGAGAACGAATTAGGTTCGCGGGGTCGGGGGTCATGGCGGTTGGGCTGCCGATGAGTGATGCGGTGTACTACTTCTACTTATTGGGTGGAGCCTGTCAGCCCCTGAACTGCGTCGATCACGCTGTCCACCACCTCGGTCACCGGCTTGGATGCATCGATGATCGTCGCGCCATGGCTTTCGTAGATCGCTCGCATCCGAGGGTTCCACTGCAGGGCCGCTGCGAGCTCTTCGGGGTGTTGCCCGAATGTGTTCGTAGTGCGGGTCGCGAGTCGGTGGCGGAGGGTGT from Streptomyces sp. DSM 40750 includes these protein-coding regions:
- a CDS encoding carbohydrate ABC transporter permease, with product MTATTAASTEDPRRVGPKRHRLGGLRHGAAGPLFVAPFMVLFLLMFLTPLGYAAYLSLFQERLIGGTAFVGLDNYVTALKDPLLREGVLRVATFFVIQVPLMLLLALVFALALDSGLLRLARVIRLGIFVPYAVPSVVATLMWGYLYGPDFGPFAQLSDKLGLPLPHFLSDGWMLSSLANIVTWEFVGYNMIILYAALRTIPQELYEAAAMDGAGAWRTAWSVKLPALRPALLLTLLFSVIGSFQLFNEPKLLQAVAPDVIDSSYTANLYAYSLAFTGQQVNYAAAVSFLLGLVIVIFSYAVLFTANRRRTS
- a CDS encoding carbohydrate ABC transporter permease, yielding MTTTTPPATSRRTVGATATGAPRTAHRRRRRPAGRRSTPLTIVMVAVLAYFLLPLFWLAVASTKSTQDLFTSFGLWFSRSPQLLENIRETLTHDDGVFLHWLLNTVLYSVGSALGAALLAAAAGYGFAKYRFRGNNAAFAVVLGAIMVPTTALAIPTYLLFAKVDLVNTPWAIVLPSLVSPFGLYLMRIYAQDAVPDSILEAARIDGAGELRIFVTIALRLLAPGLVTVVLFTLVATWNNYFLPLIMLNDPRLYPVTVGLSSWASQAVGGGAGANSNMLALVVTGSLISIIPLVIAFLLLQRYWQSGLATGGVKQ
- a CDS encoding beta-galactosidase, whose translation is MAVLPARVLFGAAYYHEYTPAYDPELRPDEQLKTDLDLMVEANFNVIRVGESVWSTWEPENGKFDLDWLQPVLDGAHERGISVIIGTPTYAVPQWLARQYPEITGERRTGERISWGARQEVDFTHPAFRFHAERIIRKMAARYADHPAVIGWQVDNEPGLHLFHNRGVFQRFVDHLRDKYGDVETLNREWGLVYWSHRLSTWADLWTPDGNEQPQYDVAWREFQSRQVTEFIGWQADLVREYAHSEQFVTTCISYTRQGVEDDEMSDRLDIASGNPYYDMQDGLLLPDPTPDEHEQKWKTTGVWSMYQTADWMFSSRQEPFLATETNASSIGFPWDNRPGYDGQWRQTAWAHVARGARMIEYWQWQTLRFGAETYWGGVLPHSGQPGRTYAEVARLGAEFDKAGPLVAGIEPDADITMVYSMPSKWLMQKYPPLATPDGEPDPAAYHRIFDPFYRGAFDAGRQVRIVHARQLHDPSGKREGMTPEEAVRRHPVLVAPALYIVDDATVDWLAAYAEAGGHLVLGPRTAYADHEARARHEPAPGRLAEAAGVHYDEFSNLHHDVPVRAVPGGPLEVPTDATATHWAEGFTVVDADVLASYVHPHFGRWPAVTTRRHGAGRVTCVGTVPGRDLARTLATWMAPATRSGWQGLPASVTATTGTSPDGRRVHIVHNWSWEPARAQTPVDLSDALTDAPVPAGTSLDLGPWDVRVLVSADTGTAPAPAPEAGTPS
- a CDS encoding RICIN domain-containing protein yields the protein MQRRRLGKALGTFAAASALLAIPASGAQAYNPTGGTLYQLGSEPCLKGRGNCAIYPKSAQLPSGRLVAAFEKSTVVTETGSADKQTLPVYKSDDHGTTWQPLSEVKAPAYISSDSKYAKYTSNWTNPYLYTLPQDVGDLKQGTLLLATVVSGDDYYYKEHKAADPNWTPSNDGDRKDLAIALYSSTDEGATWKIQNVVATGGWQGGSAGATGQNIADANTNKQVDPLWEPYLMVHKGKLVCYYSDENDYLGFNATTGVPTLDPANDTAKDSLGQILVHKTWDGRSANWSDPVVDLAGLTQDMGGGKKEIGGGRPGMTNVVRTTDGKWMLPFEYWGGGANTRYVIADSPLEFYKGSATGTDVASLPVDSGSRPLARNGSPVIIRLPGGRLVYNAAGSGNVWVNESGRSDGTWKEYQTTSQGGYSRNLQYVEGTGRLVILNNQGTSTLKFAEVDLGHSDGAYYQLVNRKTDQVIGTGNNTNDANLGNGDVPDVVLEAPGSASNPDTQFWHVVTEPNGGKTLLNKAGGRAAAIWTGSATAGQKIGQWVDNSATGSWNLIKTDDGFYRLQSVKNTSLYLTGASAGAQLTLQNAVTDGSQDWELVE